The following is a genomic window from Citrifermentans bemidjiense Bem.
TACCCCTTCCACCCCTTCGACGTCTTTGATCGCGTCGAAGAAGAGCTTGCCGGTGAGGTAGCCACCTTCCGGGTGCAGCGTGGTCTGCTTGCCGTCAAAGTAGAAATCGCTCTGGCGACCGGAGGCCAGGGTGACGTTCCTCTTCTCGTAGGACAGCTCTATGATGATCTTCTTCAGCCTTTCCTTCTCGCTCATTATTTCTCGATCTCCTTTTCGAATAGCCCCATCTGCGGCTCGTCCTGGTCGAGAAGCCGCGGGAATTTTACCGGGTAGCCCCCGGTGAAGCAGGCAGTGCAGAAGCCGGCATTTTCCGCGCCGACGGATGACATGAGACCTTCTTCGGAAAGATAGCCGAGCGAGTCGGCCGTTATGTAGCGGCGGATCTCGTCGAGCGAGTGCGACGAGGAGATCAGCTCTTTACGGTTGGGGGTATCGATCCCGTAGTAGCAGGGGTAGCTGGTCGGAGGCGAAGAGATGCGCACGTGCACTTCCCTCGCGCCTGCGTTGCGGATCATCTTGACGATTTTCCTGGAGGTGGTGCCGCGCACGATGGAGTCGTCGATGACGACCACGCGCTTGTCCTTCAGCACCTCGCGCACCGGGTTCAGCTTGATCTTGACGCCGAAGTGGCGGATGGCCTGCTGCGGCTCGATGAAGGTACGCCCCACGTAGTGGTTGCGGATCAGCCCCAGCTCGAACGGGATGCCGGACTCCTCGGCGTAGCCGAGCGCCGCGGGAACCCCGGAATCGGGGATCGGGATGACGATGTCGGCGTCCACCCTGTGTTCGCGGGCCAACTGGCGCCCCTGCTCCTTGCGCACTTGGTACACGTTTTTCCCGAAGATGTGGGAGTCGGGACGGGCGAAATAGACGAATTCGAAGATGCAGGGGGTGGGATCGACCTTCTTGAACGGGAAGAAGGAGGACATGCCGTTTTTATCGACGACTATCATCTCGCCCGGCGCGATCTCGCGGATGAATTCGGCATCGATGAGGTCGAGGGCGCAGCTCTCGGAAGCCACCACATAGGAGCCCCCCAGGCGCCCGAGGCAAAGCGGACGGAAACCGTTGGGGTCGCGGACGGCGACCATGCGGGTTTCGGTCAGGAAGAGCAGGCAGTAGGCCCCCTGGATGCGGCTGAGCGCGTCGGTGAGCCGGTCCTGCAGCGAGATGGCCTTCGAGGTTGCCAGAAGGTGCACGATGATCTCGGTGTCCATGGTCGTCTGGAAGATCGATCCGTACGCTTCGAGCTCATCCTTGATGATCTGGGCGTTGACGATGTTGCCGTTATGGGCCACGGCGATGGAGCCGCGGGAGTAGTCCACCATGATCGGCTGCACGTT
Proteins encoded in this region:
- the purF gene encoding amidophosphoribosyltransferase; translation: MMMRRPEEECGIFGVFNHPEASNLTYLGLYALQHRGQESCGIVSSDGNNLHSHKSMGLVADVFGNQEIFKSLPGKAAIGHVRYSTTGSSVIKNVQPIMVDYSRGSIAVAHNGNIVNAQIIKDELEAYGSIFQTTMDTEIIVHLLATSKAISLQDRLTDALSRIQGAYCLLFLTETRMVAVRDPNGFRPLCLGRLGGSYVVASESCALDLIDAEFIREIAPGEMIVVDKNGMSSFFPFKKVDPTPCIFEFVYFARPDSHIFGKNVYQVRKEQGRQLAREHRVDADIVIPIPDSGVPAALGYAEESGIPFELGLIRNHYVGRTFIEPQQAIRHFGVKIKLNPVREVLKDKRVVVIDDSIVRGTTSRKIVKMIRNAGAREVHVRISSPPTSYPCYYGIDTPNRKELISSSHSLDEIRRYITADSLGYLSEEGLMSSVGAENAGFCTACFTGGYPVKFPRLLDQDEPQMGLFEKEIEK